Proteins encoded in a region of the Rhizobium sp. CC-YZS058 genome:
- a CDS encoding DUF423 domain-containing protein: MSLPRLPALFILMAGLFGLAGVALAAAAAHGTDARLLGGASAMCLAHAPALIGLAFAADRLRLARLAGAALALGTAVFAGDLVLRHVAGHGLFPLSAPTGGVLMMAGWLMTAIGGALALLRGTA, from the coding sequence ATGTCTCTTCCCCGCCTCCCTGCTCTCTTCATTCTTATGGCCGGGCTGTTCGGTCTTGCCGGCGTGGCGCTGGCCGCGGCTGCGGCACATGGAACCGATGCGCGGCTGCTTGGCGGGGCCTCCGCCATGTGTCTTGCCCACGCGCCGGCGCTGATCGGGCTGGCGTTCGCTGCCGACCGGCTGCGCCTTGCGCGCTTGGCGGGGGCGGCGCTGGCTCTCGGGACGGCGGTTTTCGCCGGCGATCTCGTGCTTCGCCATGTCGCCGGCCACGGCCTGTTCCCCCTGTCGGCGCCGACGGGCGGGGTGCTGATGATGGCCGGTTGGCTGATGACGGCGATCGGCGGCGCTCTCGCGCTGCTGCGCGGGACAGCCTGA
- a CDS encoding DUF2325 domain-containing protein, whose translation MGDRRQNRSKQKVRSGQSGEAVVASTLVAGDGLQGRSFLYVGGRDCQVAHLRQIASTFGAELLHHDGGLREAVSRIDNVLPSVDCVFCPIDCISHDACLRVKTGCKKFGKAFVPLRNGSKSSLERALQDIKTSRARSN comes from the coding sequence ATGGGTGACAGACGCCAAAACCGATCGAAGCAGAAAGTCCGAAGCGGGCAGAGCGGAGAGGCCGTGGTGGCCTCAACGCTGGTGGCCGGTGACGGGCTGCAGGGCCGCAGCTTCCTCTATGTCGGCGGACGGGACTGCCAGGTGGCGCATCTGCGCCAGATCGCCAGCACCTTCGGCGCCGAGCTCCTGCATCACGACGGCGGGCTGCGCGAGGCGGTGTCCCGCATCGACAATGTCCTGCCCTCCGTCGATTGTGTGTTCTGCCCGATCGACTGCATCAGCCACGATGCCTGCCTGAGGGTGAAGACCGGCTGCAAGAAGTTCGGCAAGGCTTTCGTTCCGCTGCGCAATGGCAGCAAATCCAGCCTGGAGCGCGCGCTGCAGGACATCAAGACCAGCCGCGCCCGCTCGAACTGA
- a CDS encoding TonB family protein has translation MSRTAKWTMAILVSLAAHAGAAVLMLPREEEAMIAGGAPIEVAVVGDSFRDTIEAGSPEEDAALTPLDEQTDAVQPAETEIAAASPLETPVAPEATPREIAPESTEPVSPEALADVAPSDADILLPADAVPPLAAEDPDIVASLPPAEVVPLPRPEPPRPAPAPLEPAKVAEAPPKPKQADSKPDRATRPTPARPKRGEKGQAAVRETRGRPDEAETGRSSTASGGDGARVATLGNAAQSNYKGKVQDRVNRLASRLARKNRTGINGTTLVAFAVTRGGGATGVRLTRSTGSPELDAAIVSGIKGLSFPSFPAGYSEPTWTFTMPIRFR, from the coding sequence ATGAGCAGAACCGCAAAATGGACGATGGCGATCCTCGTTTCGCTGGCTGCGCATGCCGGTGCCGCGGTGCTGATGCTGCCGCGCGAGGAGGAGGCGATGATCGCCGGCGGCGCGCCGATCGAGGTTGCCGTGGTGGGCGATTCCTTCCGCGATACGATCGAAGCCGGATCGCCGGAGGAGGATGCCGCACTGACGCCGCTGGACGAGCAGACCGACGCAGTCCAGCCGGCCGAAACGGAGATCGCAGCCGCATCCCCGCTGGAGACCCCGGTTGCGCCCGAGGCGACGCCGAGGGAGATCGCTCCGGAGAGCACGGAGCCGGTGAGTCCTGAAGCGCTGGCCGACGTCGCGCCGAGCGACGCCGACATTCTTCTGCCGGCTGATGCCGTGCCGCCGCTTGCTGCCGAGGATCCGGACATCGTCGCCAGTCTGCCGCCGGCCGAGGTCGTGCCCCTGCCTCGGCCCGAACCGCCTCGCCCCGCACCGGCGCCCCTCGAGCCGGCAAAGGTCGCAGAGGCCCCGCCGAAGCCGAAGCAGGCCGACTCCAAGCCAGACCGGGCGACCAGGCCGACACCGGCGCGCCCGAAGCGCGGGGAAAAGGGGCAGGCGGCGGTGCGAGAGACCCGGGGGCGGCCGGACGAAGCCGAGACCGGCCGCTCAAGCACAGCCAGCGGCGGCGATGGTGCCCGCGTGGCGACGCTCGGCAATGCCGCCCAGTCCAACTACAAGGGCAAGGTCCAGGATCGGGTGAACCGCCTGGCAAGCCGTCTCGCACGCAAGAACCGGACCGGCATCAACGGCACGACGCTGGTCGCCTTTGCCGTCACCCGTGGCGGCGGCGCCACCGGGGTGCGCCTGACCCGAAGCACCGGGTCGCCGGAGCTCGATGCCGCAATTGTCAGCGGCATCAAGGGACTGTCCTTCCCATCCTTCCCCGCCGGTTATTCGGAACCGACCTGGACCTTCACCATGCCCATTCGGTTCCGCTGA
- a CDS encoding DMT family transporter, translated as MSLPALYALLVLAIVFEVLGTSAMQAANHFSRLGPTLMMIGCYAVAFYCLSYTLRAIPVGIAYAIWSGLGIVLISGVGVFVFGQTLDRPAILGLGLIIAGVLVLNLFSKSTFH; from the coding sequence ATGTCTCTGCCCGCGCTCTACGCCCTCCTTGTTCTGGCGATCGTCTTTGAGGTGCTCGGCACCTCCGCCATGCAGGCGGCAAACCATTTTTCCCGCCTCGGCCCGACACTGATGATGATCGGGTGCTATGCCGTCGCGTTCTACTGCCTCTCCTATACGCTTCGCGCCATTCCGGTCGGCATCGCCTATGCAATCTGGAGCGGTCTCGGCATCGTGCTGATTTCGGGCGTCGGCGTCTTCGTCTTCGGGCAGACGCTCGACCGACCGGCGATCCTCGGTCTTGGCCTGATCATCGCCGGCGTTCTGGTCCTCAATCTCTTCTCGAAATCGACCTTCCACTAG
- a CDS encoding TetR/AcrR family transcriptional regulator, with amino-acid sequence MSERTRRTNNPEGVRRHVLSAAADLVQEQGIAPLTLDAVARRAGVSKGGLLHHFPAKAALVESLLEDLLDRLDTAIDAAMADDAEPQGRYSRAYLSAIAMLDADGPDCASGWSSVCAALVAEPALRSRWQAWVEGRKATHAETDGSPDCALVRLAADGLWLADVSGSPQFRPEERRVLMQRLQDLTRT; translated from the coding sequence ATGAGCGAGCGGACAAGACGAACCAACAACCCGGAGGGCGTGCGGCGGCATGTGCTGAGTGCTGCGGCCGATCTCGTGCAGGAGCAGGGCATTGCGCCGCTGACGCTCGACGCCGTTGCGCGGCGCGCCGGCGTCAGCAAGGGCGGGCTGCTGCATCACTTTCCGGCCAAGGCGGCGCTGGTGGAAAGCTTGCTGGAGGATCTTCTCGACCGGCTCGACACGGCGATCGACGCGGCCATGGCGGACGATGCGGAACCGCAGGGCCGCTATAGCCGCGCCTACCTCTCGGCCATTGCCATGCTGGATGCCGACGGCCCGGATTGCGCAAGCGGCTGGTCCTCGGTCTGCGCCGCCCTCGTCGCCGAGCCGGCGCTGCGGTCTCGCTGGCAGGCCTGGGTCGAGGGTCGGAAAGCGACGCATGCCGAAACCGATGGCTCGCCCGATTGCGCGCTGGTGCGGCTGGCCGCCGACGGACTCTGGCTGGCCGACGTGTCCGGCAGCCCGCAATTTCGCCCGGAGGAGCGCCGCGTGCTGATGCAGCGTCTCCAGGACCTCACCCGGACCTGA
- a CDS encoding globin: MEELQTTTLYDAIGGEATVRLLVHRFYAIMDEAPEAAACRAVHPPSLVGSEAKLYDYFTGWLGGPPLYTSKHGHPMLRRRHFAARIGAEEIEGWIFCFDRALEEAVPHPRLREIIREPILKLAHHMHNAES; encoded by the coding sequence ATGGAAGAGCTGCAGACAACCACCCTCTATGATGCGATCGGCGGCGAGGCGACGGTGCGCCTTCTGGTGCACCGCTTCTATGCCATCATGGATGAAGCCCCGGAGGCCGCCGCCTGCCGCGCCGTGCATCCGCCGAGCCTCGTGGGCAGCGAGGCGAAACTCTATGACTATTTCACCGGCTGGCTCGGCGGCCCGCCGCTCTATACCAGCAAGCACGGCCATCCGATGCTGCGCCGCCGCCATTTCGCGGCCCGGATCGGCGCGGAAGAGATCGAAGGCTGGATCTTCTGCTTCGACAGGGCGCTGGAAGAGGCCGTGCCCCATCCGCGCCTGCGTGAAATCATTCGCGAGCCGATCCTGAAACTCGCGCACCACATGCACAACGCCGAAAGCTGA